A DNA window from Anaerocolumna sp. AGMB13020 contains the following coding sequences:
- a CDS encoding substrate-binding domain-containing protein yields MHIRNKYTNMLIRLSNLEDYNIYYISKDKISNFWFIINQGINDMASLVGASFIWDAPQERSVNKQIEIITNAANNGADAMLIAALDPVGVSSAIEYAKSLGVKIIYLDTPSTEKGIVTLATNDYIAGVTAGENMIIELAAAGYRQGTIGIVSDSIMSTNTRDRVNGFRSVLATNRNFKLLNTQFGPNTASALIIADSYIANNPDLVGIYGTNEDTTIGVGYAISKSSIPIVGIGFDFPPETEKLIENGSLKAVMVQNPYTMGYLGMAQTIAALKGFDTGPPYINTGVSVRTKYTN; encoded by the coding sequence ATGCATATAAGAAATAAATATACAAATATGCTTATAAGACTATCTAACTTAGAGGATTACAATATCTACTATATATCCAAGGACAAAATCAGTAATTTCTGGTTTATCATTAATCAAGGAATCAATGATATGGCTAGCTTAGTAGGTGCTAGTTTTATTTGGGATGCTCCTCAGGAAAGATCTGTAAATAAGCAAATAGAAATAATAACGAATGCCGCAAACAACGGTGCAGATGCTATGCTAATAGCTGCTCTCGATCCTGTAGGAGTATCCAGTGCAATAGAATATGCAAAATCCTTAGGTGTAAAAATTATATATCTAGATACTCCTTCCACTGAGAAAGGCATTGTAACACTAGCAACGAATGATTACATCGCTGGTGTTACTGCTGGTGAAAATATGATTATTGAATTGGCAGCCGCCGGATATAGACAAGGCACAATAGGAATTGTTAGCGATTCCATAATGAGTACAAATACCAGAGATAGAGTTAATGGTTTTCGTAGTGTATTAGCTACTAATAGAAATTTCAAACTGCTTAATACTCAATTTGGTCCTAACACAGCAAGTGCATTAATAATAGCAGATAGTTATATTGCTAATAACCCGGATTTAGTTGGAATATATGGTACCAATGAGGATACAACGATCGGTGTTGGGTATGCAATCAGTAAAAGTAGCATTCCAATAGTTGGAATAGGATTTGATTTTCCACCTGAAACTGAGAAATTGATTGAGAATGGAAGCTTAAAAGCGGTTATGGTACAAAATCCATACACCATGGGATATCTTGGAATGGCACAAACCATAGCAGCTTTAAAGGGGTTTGACACAGGACCACCCTATATTAATACTGGGGTATCCGTTCGAACAAAGTATACAAATTAA